One Solanum stenotomum isolate F172 unplaced genomic scaffold, ASM1918654v1 scaffold30406, whole genome shotgun sequence DNA segment encodes these proteins:
- the LOC125851861 gene encoding protein XRI1-like — protein sequence MNFNPESDMWKWRDSYSLGDDPDVDISDCLLSKGEDISFMFDDERTPVKSCGELTYHGSSYENNDKETQRYNESSSQVKRRRMLQFETEAADAPLSNEELSSSFLNSQETDTSVDEFISEMSQWVSVFSEDISSSGNEGLDQSSEGWVASCLNDSQMHVSPEDIAASDIQLDVSEICNTPPECESNVVQELPVQTRKNVVFKGRKSYMRAPTKAASSVVYPFSFVKPCGAQGDVTLKDINQRIRTPKLKTPQNIEDPSVAYPKSAFSGKPVVGKTTIPTEGGKGSITIMRTKG from the exons ATGAATTTCAATCCTGAAAG TGACATGTGGAAATGGCGTGACAGTTACTCTCTTGGAGATGATCCCGATGTTG ATATATCTGATTGCTTGTTGAGCAAAGGTGAAGATATTTCCTTTATGTTTGATGATGAAAGAACTCCAGTTAAGTCTTGTGGAGAGTTGACTTACCATGGTAGCAGCTACG AAAACAATGACAAGGAAACCCAGAGATACAATGAGTCATCCTCACAAGTGAAAAGGCGCAGAATGCTTCAGTTTGAAACAGAAGCAGCAGACGCACCACTTAGCAATGAGGAACTATCATCGTCATTTTTAAATTCGCAG GAGACCGACACTTCTGTTGATGAATTCATCTCTGAAATGTCACAGTGGGTTTCAGTATTTTCAG agGACATATCTTCATCTGGTAATGAGGGGCTGGATCAGTCATCTGAAGGATGGGTTGCTAGTTGTTTAAACGATTCCCAGATGCATGTGAGCCCTGAGGATAT CGCTGCCTCTGATATTCAGCTTGATGTTTCAG AGATTTGCAACACCCCACCTGAATGTGAATCTAATGTGGTTCAAGAGCTCCCTGTACAGACTCGTAAAAATGTTGTTTTCAAAG GTAGGAAATCATATATGCGGGCTCCTACAAAAGCTGCCTCCTCTGTTGTCtatccattttcttttgttaaaccGTGTGGTGCCCAAGGAGATGTGACTCTGAAAGACATAAACCAGCGGATACGCACCCCAAAATTGAAGACACCACAGAATATTGAAGATCCCTCAGTTGCATACCCAAAGTCTGCTTTCTCTGGTAAGCCTGTCGTTGGAAAGACCACAATTCCAACAGAAGGAGGAAAAGGCAGCATTACCATAATGAGGACAAAGGGATAA